The sequence ACGGCGGTGAATGTGGTACAGTTGTAACAAAACCGTTTGAACTGAAAGGCGAAGATGTCTATATCAACGCGGACGCGACTTGGGGCGAAATCTATAGCGAGATTGTCGATGCAGAAACGCAGCGACCCCATGAGGGATTCTGGGTGCCGGGCGAGGAGCCACCGCCGTTTACAGGCGACAGTACCAAAGCAAAGATCCGGTGGAAATACCCACACGACTTGGTGTTCGAGAAGCCGGTGCGTCTGAAGTTCTATCTGCGCCAAGCGCGTCTCTTCTCGTTCTGGATCGAATAAAAGAGGTCAGACATGAGTCATACATCTTCTGCCGGGCG comes from Candidatus Poribacteria bacterium and encodes:
- a CDS encoding glycosyl hydrolase family 32 — protein: GGECGTVVTKPFELKGEDVYINADATWGEIYSEIVDAETQRPHEGFWVPGEEPPPFTGDSTKAKIRWKYPHDLVFEKPVRLKFYLRQARLFSFWIE